GCCCACATGAACCTCAGGCTCACATGGTCTGCTGGTCATAAGGTTAGTACCTCTTTCTACAATCTCTTCAGCCTGGGCATAAAGAGGAACTGCGGCTTGTTTAAAAATGGAAGCTTCCAATCTCCTTGTGGCCACGGGAGAGAGATGCATAGAAACTCGAGACTCGTACTCTTTCATGGAGTAggaaatcatggtttcccattatGTCGGAAACAGGCCAAAGTATGTGGAAGTCTTGGCATGAAAATGGGTGCATGGATCAGGAAATatgactccccccccttttttacctcCCTGCACTCCATCAGTCCAGGCACTTTTCTCCTAGCCGAGTTTATGGAGCAGGGAGTACACCACAACTTTATTGCAAAGGTGGAGCACaatgaacaaatgaacaaatgtgACTGCCATCATCATGTCTAGCATAGGACACAGGAGCATATTTATAATGAatcaagccattggtccatccagcgaAGCATTCTctatatactgactggcagccctAACCACTCTCCAAGGTTTTAGGCAGGAGAGGTGAGGTAGTGGGGAGGTCAGCATGGtacaaatgcactggcagagccaatcagaGGCATTTGGTGGTGTGTTTGCACCGCACTGACCTCTATGCCACTCTACCCCTCAAACACAGATGTTGGAAGGTCAGGTGCCACCCTCATCCATGCTGTCCACAACTGGataggagtctttcccagtcctacctgcagatgctgtttAACCTTGAATGTTTTGCctgcaaatcatgtgctctaccactgacttaTGATCCTTTCCCAAGTATGGCCCTCAGTGGGCTCTCTTTGGTCAGTGGTACTATAATGAACAGACAAGTTCTGTGAATAACAACTAGCTATGCCACCTTAGTTTTATCCTGCAAAAAAGTCACTGGATAGAAACTATAATGCAATAACCTGAAACAGCCATGTGAACAGTGACAATGCTGATATGCTTGTACAGTAATCTGTCTTTTCATATATTAGTTTAAAGTTGGTTGTGCACCTATCAGTGATTAACCTTTACTGAATTTTAGGTTTCCCAGTTTGAAACAACTCCAAGTTGTTCAACACTGAAAAGCCATCTAATATTTGCTAGAGGGTAGCCATGAAAAGATTTCTTAGCAAGGGACAGGAAAGTAAGAAACATCCGTGCAAATTCAGACTGGAAAACATTCagattccattgaattcagtggaacataTTCCAAAAcaagcatgcatagaattgtagccttaCAGTCCAATCCTATATatgcctacttagaagtaagccctactgagttcaatggaacttattctGAGATAGTGTTTATAGGATTCCAGCCCTAAAGAATTTAGAATAAAGGCAGATGAGGAGCTGTGGGACAATGACTTGCATGGCTTTGGGGACTGTCAACTTTGCATTGATCAGTCCAATTCtacaaagaaaataagaaatgcaGATGTCAAACGTCTGAAGTGGTCAGCACTGGTTCAGACCCAGGAATACCATACACTAATTTTGCAAGCAGTTAGATGGCACCAGATAGTTCAACAAGGTTGGACACAATCCCTTTGTGATCTTGGTTTCCTCATCTTTAACTAATATATTTGAAATGTTTTCTTGCTTTGTTGTGAATGTGTTTCTGCTTCTCAAGCACAGTACTGGCTTTTTCACATTTCAGTAAGAGAGGAGTGGCAGAATTCCAGTTCTTGCATAATAAAGGAAATCTCCGTGAAGAGTTAAACCGACTGATTTGGCTCCACCAAGCCATGGGAGGAGTGCACACAGCCGTGGGCAGGGACATCCCGCAAGCACACATTGTATGGACCTCACCAAAGAACCAAGACCTCTCCGATCTCTCTGATGGAACTGGCAGAGAAGAGTCTCTAGAAATGATGAAGCAACTGCTGCTGGGATTGCTGGAGAAGGAAGAGCCTTTTGCTGTCCTCAGGAAAACAAATGTGTTGCAATATCTAAAGAATGTAAAAGGTAATCAGGACCTGCAAGATCTTTCTGACATATTTCAAGGTGGAGATCAAGATGGCAAAAGAAATCCCAGCACCCAGACATAGATTTTCTGACTGAACCTATTGCAGTCCATCTGCTACTTGAGATATATACACTGAGGGAGATCAAAAGAAAAGGTGATTAACAAAGAAAATGTGCATTTGTGCCATTTACTACTCCTTCGCATTGTTGAAAGGCAGCTTCACTAAGGGCCAGAACATTCCCCCCTTATTCCGATTATTATACAGGAATGTGCAGGGCTTAAAAGTTTCCTTTCTAGATAGCACAAATATTTTATAACTCTTAGCAATATTGCCATGGGCTatatattattattgctacttcACTCCTTTGCATTTGTTGAACAATATTATTGAGGTATCTGTGTATTTGTGCATGCAGGTTCTGCTGGGGTATGTGGAAAGTATTCACTCTTTGTCCCTTATACGCATTTCTTGCTTccacccaggggcgtagccaggatcaaaattagggggggcaaggggcaaggggcggggccaaggcacgggaggggaggggccacagtggggcaaggaaagccatggtcgttcaggggcgagggggcgccaggatcagcccgaaatcgggctgctccgaccccctcctccacctctgcgaccggcaggggtgagggggcgccaggatcagcctgaaatcaggctgctccgaccccctccttcccctcctcaaccggcaggggcgagggggcgccaggatcaccccaaaatcgggctgctctgaccccctccccccctcgaacggcaggggtgagggggcgccagagggggcgcaaagtgtttggctggctttccctctacccgccccacagccagcaagggagaagggagacgtcccttctagctggctggctgtggggcgggtggagggaaagccccagagctgcgcaaatatacatatttttaaatgtaaaaacaTTCTGCTGCAACTCTGAAGATGTGGATAGATCTTTATTTCGGCTATAAGCCCACagaaataaacataaaaatactGAAGTTGTGGAATTGGAAGCAACTGGTTGCAAGTAACTGGTTAGCTGCGTGAACAAAATATTTTAGATACTACATACCTCTGGAAGAAGTATGCTGAGGGTTCCCACTTTCCAGAGGGATGAAAAGGTTTTGTCAGAAGAGGTTCAAAGTCTATTGGACTCAGTCCGGAGGGcctcagactcttaatctcagggtcatgggttcaagccccacattgggcaaaatattcctgcattgcagggggttagattagatgaccctcgcggtctctttcaactctacaattctatgatagatAAGAGGTGCAGATTGCATTAAAAGTGGGTTAAATACAGCTCCCTGAGGAGTCTCTAGTCTAAACACAACCCTGCATCCAGGTTTCTCCTAATCCTAGGAAAGTGGGTAATTATAGGGGTCAACTTTCACTTAAAGAGACAGTGCTGTTAAGTCACTCTACCTGAATACAATACAGAAACCATATTACACAGATGGTGAATGTAACAATTTAAAATGGGCTCATACTGATGCACAATATGAAGCTCTGTTGTACACCACTGACATTCAGTGTATAATCAACGATTGGCCATGAGCAGGTCGCAGACTGGTTAGATTTTGGTTGTCTAAGCACCAGATACTAAACCACCTTGCAGATTTTgtttggggggactctgcctgagCGTCTTATTACTTAATGTGGGACAAGTTTGTTTTTTCTAGcttgcttgtttttttcttttgcaaatacaTTTGTATTTTATATCTCAATTTTCCCCTGGAAAATCTCTGACGGCTATCATAAGTAGAGGCTGGATCTGGCCTTCACATCCCATTTTTGTCATGAGCAAGGAGACTGGTTTCTTAGTTTCTAATGCCATATTTCAGATCTAAACTAGTTTGGGGAAACATATACAAAATTCTGAATGCAAAATTCTAAATACAATTATTAGCAAATAAGCCCCGTTGAACACAGTGTGACTTATTCCCAAGTCAAAAAGTGCAGGGCTGAGATGTTATACAAAGCCACCTTTGTACATTCCAAAGGAGTAATAAATGGCAAGAACACATTTTGCCCttcatatttaataataatatgttaaacaatatgtacaaatgcTAAAATACATATGTAGTATTGCTATAGCTTTGTTAATCGGTTCACTGAAAACATTCAAGGTTTCAGTTACTTTAAATATAACGCTTAAGCTGTATTAATCCTTTGATAATGATGAAATGTTGATAGATCATATTTTACAGTGATCCATTTTAAACAAACTGTCCATCCTCAGTGTTATGGAACACATTAAGATATATGTTTTTTGCATGGAATTTATCAAAATGGTGTATATCATTAATGCTggaaatctaaataaaataaagcaagattatATTTTGCTAATAGCTTACGCATTTttgaagaaaatggaaaagtttttaaatgccattaaaatgaaaaaacaCTGGATAGCTATGTTGGCAGCAACAGGGACTTCCACAGCTATGTACAATTTGCTGTCACTGTTCATCTGAGTTATAATATCAACCTGTAAGTGGATTTAAAAGTAGAATTGGAATTTTCATCTGAggctatatacagtacatattagcagcttaaaacacagcaaatTTGTTCTCCGCATTCCCCTTCAAGTCACATTTACACATTTACACCCAAGAAGCGGCAGGGGTGTCTTCACGCTATGCATATTACAGTACCTGTTTGGTTTCCCATGCCTTCAGCTTCCTGCAACTGCTATTCTTGAAGCCTCAAATACACACCTCAGCTGAACCATAAAGTGATGGTTGCTTGTTTCAAAATTTAGTCTTTAGAGCATCAACTTCCTCAATTCATGGATATTAACGAGTAGGGACCAGAGGTTCTTCATAGGGTTAGTAGACACAGAGTAGGGCTTATGATATGTATCAAGTCTTCTATTACAGTAGTTGCATAAATCCATTGTCTAGAGTTCTTCCCTCAAGTGCCTGTCTCAGAAGATAGATCATCAGGACAAAAAGAGAGCTGAAGTAAACTATTGCCCTTTGTTCTTCTGGAAATGGGTTTTAAAGAactgcatgttttttaaaaattcaacagAGGTGGCCAAGCTAGCCTCTTGCAGGAAAAACCAAGTCTTTGGGCACTTTACGTACAGTTTTGTTTTGGCATAGGCGTCTGACAAAGTAGGCTAAAGTCCACAAGAGTGCATGCCGGATAAACCTGGCATATGGCGTTTTTACAGTGCCACAATACAAGCAATTAAAGCAAACGTTTTTGGTGCGATCTGATAAAACTAGTGAGCATCACTATTTCCCCATTTGTGCAGTTCCAATGTCTGGAAAAGCAGAGAAAAGCCAAATGCAAGAACTGTACTGTGCAATGATCAGGAACAAGGCAGGTTCCTGTCTCTTGAAAAGACAGCATAAGAACTCTCGGATCTTTTGAAATTACTGTAATACTGTACAATCTTTATGTGGATTTGGGATTGTGGAAAAACACCCTGAGGAACCAACGAGCCTTCCTGACTTGCTTTCCATATATGAAAGCGTCGATTCATCCCTAACTGGGAGCTCTGTGGGTGGAGTGTCCTTGAACAGATATTTTCCTTCTAAATAAACGTGCGTGAGCCCAGGCTCGACGGTGACAGTCCAGAACACCCGCGCAGTGCGATTCTAAGCGCGGAATCCAAAGTACTTCTGAGCAAAACTGTTAAAAAACCGCAACCCTCCCCTTAACTTGGGAGCAAACGCCCTCGTGCCGCGTTGACTTCCGCGTAAGCAAGCGGAGGGCGAGTCGGAGGAGGAGGCCGCTTTGCGCCGCCCGGGAAACAGTTGCCAACTTCCTCATACGCCGAAGGAGCAGCTCGCAGCAGCCACGAACTTCGCGGCCCGCTCGCCGAGGCGCTAGAGCGGCAGGCGGCGCATGCGCAGCGCCGGAGGCTAGGCAAAAGTGCGGCGGCCCCGCCTCCTCGGGCTGCGGGCGGGGAACGGGTCCATCAGGCGAGCCTCGCCCCTTGAAGAGGGCGGCGCCGCGGccgggagagagaaagagctcttctgcgcatgcgggcTGTGCCAGAGTTTCCAGTCGGCGCTTGTCCGGTCGCGGGCTCCAGCTTTcctttggggttgggggggactgagcggggagcaaggggcggggctcGGCCTCTGGGAACTGTTTCTCCCAGTCTCTCTGCGGTGTTTGTCGGCTGGGAAGGCATTGGACGGCGGGGGCTCCTCGGCGCCGCTCCCAGAAGGGGGTCTGGTGGTAAGCGTCTCTTCCTCCGGTTTTTGCTCttaatctccccccaaaaaaagttatttccccccccccctcaggctgAGCTGCCTCCCAGGGCGCCATCCTGTCCCGCCCCCTCTTGCCAGGTAGGTACTTTTGTACGTAGCAtccacagaggggaggggagacgcCTCAAGTTgccccgtcctcctcctcctcctcctcctcctcctcctcctcctcctcctcctcctccttcctcctcttgagtctcctgcctcccccccccaaaaaaaccatcttCTTCTTGACCACATAGATTCCTGCCTGCTAGGTTTTTAGCGTGACGCCTGACTCTGCCTTTCCTTCCTCTGTTTACACCTGCTCGCCTCTTCCCCCTCGCAAACTTCTGTGGAAAATGGACCTCGTGCTCGtttttccttcttcatcttcTCCTTGTCGTTTCTGCTGGCGAGTGAGGCTTTTGCTGACTTACTTGAGGAGAGGGAATTGCTCCCGGGTAAATGTGACTAGGAGTGTAGCAGCTCCTTATAGTTAAGTCTCCTGGGATTCTAGTCATTGTATAAGCCCTACATGTAAAAAGCACATTTCttgccccttcctgccccccaagcgctgggaactgtattttgttaagggtactgggaatttgCAGCTTTAGGAGGGGTAAGTTGctgttgccaggattctttggggggaaatgtgcgTTGAATGCATAGGGGAAGACTTCGCTTTGAATTCTAGTAGGCCCCACCTGTGttgtacatttaaagctgtaCCGTGCCACTTAAAAACATCCGTGGATCTCCCCCAAAAGCATTCTGGCAATTGTGGTTTGTTAAGCATGGTCAGAGTTGTTAGAATACCCCTATTCCCtgcacaaagctacaattcccagagatcctgagaactgtagctccttGAGAGGAACAGGGGTCTTCCTAACAACCCTTAACACCCATAACAAATTTTGTGGGAAGCCAGGGCTGTGTCATGCGGCATGATCCTGTAACTGGCATGATAGGCTAGGTACACTGCAGATGGGCCATAGTGACACTCTGGTCCTTGGGGATGATGATAATTTTTTAAATGGGAAATTTCAACTGGCAAAAAGGAGTTGCAGTTGCCTAGTATCACGAAGAGAGATAATTTATATTATGTACAGCTTTTCTTGGAAGGGAGTGCACCATAAAATGATTGCATTCAAAGAGCCATGCGAGCAAAATACTCACTTTAATTAGTTTAAAGAATTATTTTATATAACCTTTGGTTAGTTTGGTGAGAAGTTCTGATGAAATTGGGAAGGTTTTAAAAGCAGTTGCAATTGTTAACAACTAAAGCAAGCGTGCAAGAGCTAATTGGTTCTAGGTCAGCTAGTTACACTGTGAAGAAAATAGGAACAGAAACTtttgtttctcctgtcatacaaggAAAAATACTGCTTggaggtaagccccattgaaatcactgGGACTTATCTCCAAGTAAATTTGAGCTGAAAATTCCTGATTAGAATCTTAGTTGGAAGGATTAAAAACCATCTAGTCCACTTCTACTTAGGTATATTATCAGCTACTGTAGTTATCTGTGATAACTAGGTGGCAATCCATTttgtgcttagaaacctccaacagTTCTTTGCCTTGTGTtgcagcctgttccactgtccagCAGTTCATATGGTCAGGACAATCCTTCTTTCCAAAGTGTAATCAATATTCCCTTTCCCTGACTCTACAGCAACAGAAACAAATTTGCTCAGTCTTTGTGGACAGCCCTGCAGATATTGTCTCTTACTCAATAGAAGCAAGTTCCAAGGAAATAAATGTGGCTTGTGCTGTGTTTGTAAATACTTTTACATGGAAATACGTACTATGATTGGTTTAAGACATGTTGGTAGAATTTTAATTGACGAGATGAAAGTAATAAGAGACTTAACATTTTTAATGCAACCTGAAAATGTCATTCAGAGACATAATAGTTATCATATTTCTTTCCTCCTTGTTCATAAATTATGTAGAAAAACAGGAAGTCTGACTTGTACAATTATTTTGCAACATTGTGGCATTTTACATTTGTAGCTTCCAGTTTGGGCATATTGTGTTTTGCAAAgcttttgttcattttaaaactgGCTCCTTTATTTAAATTTAAGCCATCATGTAGTGTAGTTTTCTTGCTTCAAGGTTTAGGATCAcatatattttctaatttttctcTTCCAGGAACCATGGCGATGACTGGCCCAGCACCTTGTTCATCTATGAGCAACCACACCAAGGAGCGAGTTACAATGACAAAGGTGACATTAGAAAACTTCTACAGTAATCTGATTGCGCAGCATGAGGAACGAGAAATGAGGTAAATATCCCAGCTGCATGAAAACGGAAGTAATGCTATTTTCCTTATACTGTATCAAGATTTAAGAAACAATGGATGCCACAAATACACTGATCATCTTATCCTGCTAGAAGTTTTGATAACACTTTTAAGTCCTCAAAAAGCCTTTAATAAAATACTTCAGATCATATATTTCAGTGCCCATGCTATCCTCTTGTTGTGCATTTCAAGAAAGGCATATGTTGCAGATGCTTGATGAAAACTAGTAGCAGCATTTTCCTGGACTgaaagttgtttttctctctctagtgttaggttttatttttatttcagtgtgtCCAGTATAAACAGTTTTTATTGCGAAATGCGCTTGGCTCTACTGTGTACTATAATCAAAAGCAGCCTCTCAAAACACATTTTACTCCCTCCTGGATTTCATTCCCTTCTaagtattgtattttatatttatctGTAAAATATATTAACTACTTCCTGCTACAAGTAGTGGTCAAATGTGctcagtaatatatatatattaatatatatatatatattaatgcatAAAAACATTGTTCCAATTTAGCTTTcccttatttgaaatatttaacaAACACCCCTCTCTTCATTCTGTTGAATGCCAGTTGGAACATAGGTCCTTGAAGGTGAAGCCACCGCTGAAAAACGCACCTCTCTAGTGGTTACCCGTTTCCCTTCACTTGGTGGGGAAACTACACCAGCGTCTCTCTAGATGTTGTAGTTGAAAGCTTATTAGCTTATCAATGAGAAGATCAGTTATAGAAATAGTTTTTCACTGCTGCCAGTCTTTTCCTATGACATCCAGCCATGTGAAATCTTTGTTAGGATATGCTGCCAGTTCACATGGAataacattcctgcattgcagtgggttgtactagatgacccttgggttcccttccaactctacaattctatagttcTAACCGTGAGGTACATTTGATTGTGTGTGCTTGACTGGTACCCTGGAACAGtgtttcctttcccccaccccggaTTCTATTGGGGGACCACTTCAGGTTTGCTGATgatcttgaggggggggggggtgcttcatgTTTTCCCCCTCTGTTGTATAatttgtaatgtgctgtgctagatgctgtctttttattggttttttatttcttgtatttttttgtattacaatttgcattctatggaattcaaattataatacagtaaaatataataaaagaagCAGCAATACAATACAGTTTAAAATCAACATACAGTAATAATTTAACGTGGACATGCTGAAGACCACCTGCATGAAGCTCACAGGAACCCTTGCCTCAGAATTCTATTGTAAGGAGTTTCAGTTCTTTTGAAATACATTGTCTTTGAGCAATTTCCTTGAAAGGCCTTACTAAAATGCATCAGATCTACTCCCTTCTATATCCTCCTTAAATTTATCCAGCTTTTTATTTGCACATACAGAATAACTAAAGGTTTATTAAGCTGACAGGTTGGTTGGAATTGAAGAGACTGATCATTTTCATAGAAATGGAAGTAGTTTATAGTCTAAGAAGCTCTCTATAgtgtttaaaatgtcattttatatGTTTAATGAAATTCCTATGCTTATTttcttctataattctgtgaggtTAATGCAGAAATGAAGTCTTTCCCACTTTTTACGTTCTACTGCTCCACCCAGTGACAAATGCAGTTGTGTTGTGCACTATGGATTGGGTATTAGATTGGCTGCGATGATGTGGCCTCTGTTTTTGCCAGCTATCTCCTGTGAGCCCTTTCCCACCACAGACGCACCTTGACCTGGCAGTAAGGTATTTGATGGTTGATCTAAATCAGGTCTTGATACCTTCCAGAAGTTGCTCACCCTGCAATCAGTTTGTACGTCCTTTTTATTATAAATGATTAAACTCTGCTCTTGTTTTGTGCCCCTTTTCTTTACAAAAGACTTAATTTGTATGATGCAAATGCACGATAAGAGCAAATTTCCTGTTCATTTTGCAGAAGTTGAAGCAGAAGCAGGGTGTTTATCTTGATTGCTGTGTGCATTAAGAAATGAAGCCTTGGAATTCAGTGTTCCAATTCCTGGCAGCTCTATTCTGTGCTGAAGTTGTATGCATGAACTTATGGAGACCTCATTCAAaaactttattcttttttttccagACAGAAGAAGCTAGAAAAGGTTATGGAAGAAGAAGGCTTAAAAGATGAAGAGGTATTACATATGCTGAAACTGGCTTTCTTGGTGCTtgtttcccatcacccctaaattattactattattataaatGATTTAAagttattacctgcccttcatgcTAAGGTCACAGGACggattacaacaatttaaaatacaacattaaaaatagtTTAGAAACATACAATTTTGGAATGCAGCCACAAAAAGAAGGGAGAGTCCTAAAAATATGCACCTTAGGTGTCAAAGACCAGAGTAAAGATAACAAGCTTTTGCTGTGAATGATTCTGGTTTAgctgttgatttttttatttttttaaaaaataagaaatgacaTTAACCTTTCCCCTCCATTTTTGAACAACTAGAAAAGAATGAGAAGATCAGCACACGCCCGAAAGGAAACAGAGTTTCTGCGTCTAAAAAGAACAAGACTTGGGTTGGAAGACTTTGAATCTTTAAAAGTAATAGGCCGAGGAGCATTTGGAGAGGTAAGAGTTCAAAATgaaagactaataataataaattatttataccccgcccatctggctgggcttccccagccactctgggcagcttccaacaaaatattaagatacagtaatccatcaaacattaaaaccttccctaaacagggatgccttcagatgtcttctaaaagtctggtagttgttgttctctttgacacctggtgggagggtgttccacagggcgggtaccactatcgagaaggccctggttccctgtaacttggcttcttgcagcgaggggaccaccagaaggccctcggcgctggacctcagtgtctgggtagaacgatgggggtggagacgctccttcagatatactggaccggggccgtttagggctttaaaggtcagcaccaacactttgaattgtgcttggaaacgtactgggagctaatgcaggtctttcaagactggtgttatgtggtctcggcggctgctcccagtcaccagtctagctgctgcattctggattagttgtagtttctgggtcaccttcaaaggtagccccacatagagcgcattgcaatagtccaagcgagagataaccagagcatgcaccactctggcgacgCAGTCCACAgacagatagggtctcagcctgcgtaccagatgaaactggtaagcagcagccctggacacagaattgacctacgcctccatggacagttgcgaatccaaagtgactcccagtccgtgcacctggtccttcaggggcacagttaccccattcaggacctcCACACCCACTTGCCTCCTGtgcccccaaaatagtacttctgtcttgtcaggattcaacctcaatctgttagccaccatccatcctccaaccgcctccagacactcacaaaggaccttcactggttctgatttaaaagagaggtagaggtgGGTATAATCCGCATATAGTATAGACAGCCAATGTCTGACCCTCCAACACCACCAAACAGCTGTGGGTTCCTCTTATCACCCAGTTATTAAATGCAAATACACAGAGTTTGCTTTCAGGGCAAGTATCCCATCAATAAAAGTAGTTTCTACACTTCGGAAAAAGATGTTAGTAATTTGAAAATCTTCTTAAGGTAATGGACAATTGGAAATAGTTGATTTGTTAACATTGAACACAGTTGGCCAAATGAAGTGTAGTTATTTACAGAATTCAGGTAATGAATTCAGCAGTATCTTACTGGCTTTCCTGAACATCATCTAATGGCTAAcagtataatgttgttgttttccaaactTAACTGTCTTAATATCCTGTGTCTACACCTTTTCTAAGTTGCTCTATTCCACTGTAGtgctatagtaataataatctgctTTATTTATACCCATTATCCCAATATTTTGGGTGTACCCTAGGCCTGTCTCAGTTATATGTATTCACCGTATCTCTTATTGTAATTTATTATGAAGGGTAGCATTGTCATGAATGTTAGCcaggaaggaaaaataataattgactCAATGCCAGATAGTGTTATGCTCCATAGCAGTTGAAAACTAGATAGACTACACTGGTAGGTACAGAAGGCTCAATATATTGTCCAGTCATCCCCAAAACAGAGCACTTTCCTCCCCTAATTCTCCTTTCTGTAACTGTTTGTCTTAAAGAGccagcctggtgtagtggttaagagtggtagactcgtaatctggggaactgggtcctTGTCTTCACTCCAcccagctgttgggtgaccttgggctagtcacacttctttgaagtctctcagccccactcacctcacagagtgtttgttgtgggggaggaaggga
The genomic region above belongs to Zootoca vivipara chromosome 7, rZooViv1.1, whole genome shotgun sequence and contains:
- the LOC118089101 gene encoding parathyroid hormone 4-like codes for the protein MLLSQRYLQMVTFLSIFFLVWFATCQETKTKRGVAEFQFLHNKGNLREELNRLIWLHQAMGGVHTAVGRDIPQAHIVWTSPKNQDLSDLSDGTGREESLEMMKQLLLGLLEKEEPFAVLRKTNVLQYLKNVKGNQDLQDLSDIFQGGDQDGKRNPSTQT